The following coding sequences lie in one Alicyclobacillus curvatus genomic window:
- a CDS encoding winged helix-turn-helix transcriptional regulator — translation MAEVVLAKVRALLRRTYGDYARGNSDGVHNETRGLPGAGRDTALDSGRDTTLDTAEDTTHHVTHDTTHDATRVHLVGYVGELTIGRLHLDLRRATVTVLPERDSASVTKTELALLGALMDAHGAVVRREVLLDRLWDDTQFVDDNTLTVNVTRVRRKLADLGLTDAVTTVRGLGYQLNLSALGARP, via the coding sequence ATGGCAGAAGTCGTGTTGGCAAAAGTGCGTGCGCTCTTGCGACGAACCTATGGAGATTATGCAAGGGGCAACAGCGATGGGGTACACAATGAGACACGGGGACTGCCTGGGGCGGGGCGTGACACAGCGTTAGATTCAGGGCGTGACACAACGCTAGATACAGCCGAGGATACGACGCATCATGTAACGCATGATACAACCCATGATGCCACGCGTGTTCATCTTGTGGGCTACGTCGGCGAGTTAACCATCGGTCGGCTGCATCTGGACCTGCGACGCGCCACCGTCACAGTACTCCCGGAACGGGACTCCGCCTCTGTAACTAAAACGGAACTTGCACTCCTCGGAGCTCTGATGGATGCACACGGCGCAGTTGTACGCCGTGAGGTCCTGCTCGATAGACTCTGGGATGACACTCAATTTGTGGATGACAACACCTTGACCGTCAATGTCACCCGAGTTCGCCGTAAACTGGCGGATTTAGGTCTTACGGACGCTGTCACGACCGTGCGCGGTCTCGGCTATCAGTTGAATCTGTCTGCTTTGGGGGCCAGGCCGTGA
- a CDS encoding HAMP domain-containing histidine kinase yields MKLRWFLRDQWRVFVFFAVGYLLMFAVVWLASESKGFDIRRIDAGYAIILGGVAFVSYLLVEYAVKRPFYVELEARLRTTDVLHSVTNQPAQADGRHPEEFQPFSGSRGLSSHGELHISSTLAQAATFQVYRSEEERLFLELLHNYHDSYLKSLQAIQSRQEFYEQFTLRFAHQMKTPVTVLQLLVQELEPGQDSQQARALSDETLHRALEDMQEELRRLDESLGTMMQTARMTSFEFDARMEVVDAVAVIRDVINEHKVQWIRRGIFPRIQAHGQVYVTTDKKWFQFIVNQIVRNALQYGFKTDSAGNPLADPGPFVVTVRVDDHHHVCIDFTDHGIGITERDIRRVFDPFYTGSNGRTHSRATGMGLYLVSEICRRLGHKVSIASIEGDGTTVTLVLPSPDYHRPVNVDTVDSVDTVDTVD; encoded by the coding sequence GTGAAACTGCGGTGGTTTCTGCGTGACCAGTGGCGTGTATTTGTCTTTTTTGCGGTTGGCTACCTGTTAATGTTTGCGGTTGTATGGCTCGCTTCAGAGTCGAAAGGATTTGACATTCGCCGTATTGATGCAGGTTATGCAATTATCCTTGGCGGTGTGGCTTTTGTCTCCTATCTACTGGTGGAGTACGCCGTTAAACGTCCCTTCTACGTCGAACTCGAGGCGCGTTTGCGCACAACGGATGTGTTGCACAGTGTGACGAATCAACCTGCACAGGCGGACGGGCGCCATCCTGAAGAATTCCAGCCATTCAGCGGCTCCCGTGGACTATCCTCGCACGGAGAGCTGCATATCTCGTCGACGTTGGCACAGGCCGCCACGTTTCAAGTCTATCGCAGCGAAGAGGAACGCCTGTTCCTCGAACTCCTGCACAATTACCACGACAGTTATCTGAAGTCGCTGCAAGCAATTCAGTCGCGCCAGGAGTTTTACGAGCAATTCACACTTCGCTTCGCTCACCAAATGAAGACACCCGTTACTGTACTGCAGTTGCTGGTGCAGGAGTTGGAGCCGGGGCAAGATTCACAGCAGGCGCGCGCGTTATCCGACGAGACTCTGCACCGTGCGCTCGAAGACATGCAGGAGGAACTGCGGCGTTTGGATGAATCACTTGGCACAATGATGCAAACTGCCCGGATGACGTCGTTTGAGTTTGATGCGCGGATGGAAGTCGTGGACGCAGTTGCGGTCATTCGCGACGTCATTAACGAACACAAGGTGCAGTGGATTCGACGCGGCATTTTTCCACGCATCCAGGCTCACGGACAAGTGTATGTCACGACGGACAAGAAGTGGTTTCAATTCATCGTCAATCAGATTGTGCGCAATGCTTTGCAGTACGGCTTCAAAACGGATAGCGCAGGAAACCCGCTTGCCGACCCTGGACCGTTTGTCGTGACGGTCAGGGTAGATGACCATCATCATGTTTGTATCGATTTCACTGACCATGGCATCGGCATCACAGAGCGAGACATTCGCCGCGTGTTCGATCCGTTTTACACAGGCTCCAATGGACGCACACATTCGCGCGCGACGGGAATGGGGCTGTACCTTGTGAGCGAGATCTGCCGCCGACTTGGTCATAAAGTCAGCATTGCATCGATTGAGGGAGATGGCACCACGGTGACCCTGGTGCTGCCGAGTCCCGATTATCATCGTCCCGTCAACGTGGATACGGTCGATTCGGTGGATACGGTCGATACGGTCGATTAG